One genomic window of Medicago truncatula cultivar Jemalong A17 chromosome 1, MtrunA17r5.0-ANR, whole genome shotgun sequence includes the following:
- the LOC11416202 gene encoding paired amphipathic helix protein Sin3-like 1 encodes MRRSRVNANIGEAEALAFIMKVKYEFQDKREKYEEFLELMKDFKAQRIDTEAVKERVMELFKEHQYLISRFNIFMPSGHEISLPLDDDQQESDGLEFKDEHNDDELQGDGVALKDEQKNDEE; translated from the coding sequence ATGAGAAGATCCAGAGTAAATGCCAATATTGGTGAAGCTGAAGCACTTGCATTTATAATGAAAGTGAAATATGAGTTTCAAGATAAGAGGGAAAAGTATGAAGAATTTTTAGAACTTATGAAAGATTTCAAGGCCCAAAGAATTGATACAGAAGCTGTGAAAGAAAGAGTTATGGAGTTATTTAAAGAACATCAATATTTGATTTCAAGATTCAACATCTTCATGCCATCAGGACATGAAATCTCACTTCCATTGGATGATGATCAACAAGAAAGTGATGGATTAGAGTTCAAAGATGAACATAATGATGATGAACTTCAAGGTGATGGAGTGGCACTCAAAGATGAGCAGAAAAATGATGAAGAATAA